The following proteins are co-located in the Bradyrhizobium sp. AZCC 2176 genome:
- the treS gene encoding maltose alpha-D-glucosyltransferase, which translates to MPAIDAVTDELWYKDAIIYQLHVKAFADSNNDGIGDFAGLTEKLGYLQDLGVTTLWLLPFYPSPGRDDGYDIADYGDINPDFGTMKDFRRFIQEAKKRGLRVITELVVNHTSDQHDWFKRARRSDPNSSARNWYVWSDTDQKYQGTRIIFTDTEKSNWTWDPEAGQFYWHRFFSHQPDLNFDNPRVVSALVQVMKRWLDTGVDGFRLDAIPYLCERDGTNNENLPETHAIIKRLRSELDNYARGKVLLAEANQWPEDVQEYFGRGDECHMAYHFPLMPRIYMAIAQEDRFPITDILRQTPDIPGNCQWALFLRNHDELTLEMVTDVERDYLWSTYANDPRARINVGIRRRLAPLMDNDRRKIELMNSLLLSFPGTPIIYYGDEIGMGDNIYLGDRNGVRTPMQWTPDRNGGFSRADPARLYAPTIMDPVYGYESVNVEAQSRSLSSLLSATKRLIAVRKSTLAFGRGTMTFIRPENRSVLCYVRQYQGEVILCVANLSRSAQATELDLSAFKDRIPLEMLGRTRFPAIGELPYMVTLAPYGFYWFELQERDKSAPPPQRAVPEFETLVVPLNATWVSLARERGVFERDVLPGHLARSRWYPERSAKAIRPTLTSAIPFCDIGDNRPWLAFFETTQRNVTTRYVLPMQIEWVRFDRERYNPQALAAVRQGAREGTLLDVANDQIFISLLLRNLQQSLTVDESEQGLRLEFRPTSRFGDKPIRQPEHIRTVESDQPRSTALVDNDYVVKIYRTLQPGPNPEIEMGRFLTDVANFANTPALLGSVELVEGNEKSAVGVVHAFVANQGDLWTVSAAYLDRFVEEQRLLTESIHPGEREEEIPYLRHMSQAGRRVAELHVALAGNSEPAEFAPEPTARDDVQRWIDDVTLCAGRVFDALRQRRDTLKEADRTLVDQVLALQPTLPDRLERLLPRELDAASIRCHGDLDLSQLLIVKDDIFIIDFEGAPRRTIAERRRKAPAARDVASLIRSIDYSATAALERALKVAQDEQGKLGAALGEWRDRATVAFFAAYSEAMADQRLWPTDPSAAEGILTFFLLEKALNEIEYELLYRPDWLRMPLTGIIRTLSQPPFEA; encoded by the coding sequence GTGCCAGCCATCGACGCCGTCACCGACGAGCTCTGGTACAAGGACGCCATCATCTATCAGCTCCACGTCAAGGCCTTTGCCGACAGCAACAATGACGGCATCGGTGACTTTGCGGGGCTGACCGAGAAACTCGGCTATCTGCAGGATCTCGGCGTCACCACGCTGTGGCTGTTGCCGTTCTACCCCTCCCCTGGCCGCGACGACGGCTACGACATCGCCGATTACGGCGACATCAACCCCGATTTCGGGACGATGAAGGATTTCCGCCGCTTCATCCAGGAAGCCAAGAAGCGCGGCCTGCGGGTGATCACCGAACTCGTCGTCAACCACACGTCCGACCAGCACGACTGGTTCAAGCGCGCCCGCCGCTCGGACCCGAATTCCTCTGCCCGCAACTGGTATGTCTGGAGCGATACCGACCAGAAATATCAGGGCACGCGGATCATCTTCACCGACACCGAGAAATCGAACTGGACCTGGGACCCGGAGGCCGGCCAATTCTACTGGCATCGCTTCTTCTCGCATCAGCCGGACCTGAATTTCGACAATCCACGCGTGGTGAGCGCGCTGGTGCAGGTGATGAAGCGCTGGCTCGACACCGGCGTCGACGGCTTCCGGCTCGACGCGATCCCCTATCTCTGCGAGCGCGACGGCACCAACAACGAGAACCTGCCCGAGACGCACGCCATCATCAAACGGCTGCGCAGTGAGCTCGACAATTACGCAAGGGGCAAGGTGCTGCTGGCCGAGGCCAATCAATGGCCGGAGGACGTGCAGGAATATTTCGGCCGCGGCGACGAGTGCCACATGGCCTATCACTTCCCGCTGATGCCGCGCATCTACATGGCGATCGCGCAGGAGGACCGCTTTCCGATCACGGACATCCTGCGTCAGACACCGGACATCCCGGGCAATTGCCAGTGGGCGCTGTTCCTGCGCAATCACGACGAGCTGACGCTGGAAATGGTCACCGACGTCGAGCGCGACTATCTGTGGTCGACCTACGCCAACGATCCCCGTGCGCGCATCAACGTCGGCATCCGCCGCCGGCTGGCGCCCTTGATGGACAATGACCGGCGCAAGATCGAACTGATGAACTCGCTGCTGCTGTCGTTCCCGGGCACGCCGATCATCTATTACGGCGATGAGATCGGCATGGGCGACAATATCTATCTCGGCGACCGCAACGGGGTGCGCACCCCAATGCAATGGACGCCGGACCGCAATGGCGGCTTCTCCCGCGCCGATCCGGCAAGACTCTACGCGCCGACCATCATGGACCCCGTCTACGGCTATGAATCGGTCAATGTCGAGGCGCAGTCACGCAGCCTGTCGTCGCTGCTATCGGCCACCAAGCGCCTGATCGCGGTCCGCAAGTCGACGCTCGCCTTCGGCCGCGGCACCATGACGTTCATCCGCCCGGAAAACCGCTCGGTGCTGTGCTACGTGCGTCAATATCAGGGCGAAGTCATCCTGTGCGTTGCCAACCTTTCGCGATCGGCGCAGGCGACCGAACTCGACCTTTCCGCCTTCAAGGATCGCATTCCGCTGGAAATGCTCGGCCGCACCCGCTTCCCGGCGATCGGCGAACTGCCCTACATGGTCACGCTCGCACCTTACGGCTTTTACTGGTTCGAGCTGCAGGAGCGCGACAAATCGGCGCCGCCGCCGCAGCGCGCGGTGCCCGAATTCGAAACGCTGGTGGTGCCGCTGAACGCGACCTGGGTGTCGCTGGCGCGCGAACGCGGCGTGTTCGAGCGCGACGTGCTGCCGGGACATCTGGCGCGCAGCCGCTGGTATCCGGAACGGTCGGCGAAGGCGATCCGGCCGACGCTGACGTCGGCCATTCCGTTCTGCGACATCGGCGACAACCGGCCGTGGCTCGCCTTTTTCGAGACGACGCAGCGCAATGTCACCACGCGCTACGTGCTGCCGATGCAAATCGAATGGGTACGCTTCGACCGCGAGCGCTACAATCCGCAAGCGCTGGCCGCCGTTCGGCAAGGAGCCCGCGAAGGCACGCTGCTCGACGTCGCCAACGACCAGATCTTCATCTCCCTGCTGTTGCGCAACCTGCAGCAATCGCTGACGGTCGATGAGAGCGAACAGGGCTTGCGGCTCGAATTCCGGCCGACCAGCCGCTTCGGTGACAAGCCGATCCGGCAGCCCGAACACATCCGCACCGTCGAGTCCGACCAGCCGCGCAGCACCGCCCTGGTGGACAACGACTATGTCGTCAAGATCTACCGCACGCTTCAGCCCGGCCCCAATCCCGAGATCGAGATGGGACGCTTTCTCACCGATGTCGCCAACTTCGCCAACACGCCGGCGCTGCTCGGCAGCGTCGAGTTGGTCGAGGGCAACGAGAAGAGCGCGGTCGGCGTCGTCCACGCCTTCGTCGCCAATCAGGGCGACCTCTGGACCGTGAGTGCGGCCTATCTCGATCGCTTCGTCGAGGAACAGCGTCTCTTGACGGAGAGCATCCACCCCGGCGAGCGCGAGGAAGAGATCCCTTATCTGCGTCACATGTCGCAGGCCGGGCGGCGCGTGGCCGAACTGCACGTTGCGCTGGCCGGCAACAGCGAGCCTGCCGAATTCGCGCCGGAGCCGACTGCGCGCGACGATGTACAGCGCTGGATCGACGATGTGACGCTCTGCGCCGGGCGCGTTTTCGATGCACTCAGGCAGCGGCGGGATACGCTGAAGGAAGCTGACCGGACGTTGGTCGATCAGGTGCTGGCGTTGCAGCCAACCCTGCCGGACCGGCTCGAAAGGCTGCTGCCGCGCGAACTCGACGCCGCCAGCATCCGCTGCCATGGCGACCTCGACCTCAGCCAGTTGCTGATCGTCAAGGACGACATCTTCATCATCGACTTCGAGGGCGCGCCGCGGCGCACCATCGCTGAACGCCGGCGCAAGGCACCCGCTGCGCGCGACGTCGCCAGCCTGATCCGCTCGATCGATTATTCGGCAACCGCTGCCCTTGAGCGCGCGCTCAAGGTAGCCCAAGATGAGCAAGGCAAGCTCGGCGCGGCGCTTGGCGAGTGGCGCGACCGGGCGACCGTCGCATTTTTCGCCGCCTACAGCGAAGCCATGGCCGATCAACGGCTGTGGCCGACCGATCCCAGTGCCGCCGAGGGCATCCTGACCTTCTTCCTGCTCGAGAAGGCCCTGAACGAAATCGAATACGAATTGTTATATCGACCAGACTGGCTACGCATGCCGCTCACCGGAATTATCCGAACGTTGTCGCAACCACCATTCGAGGCCTAA
- the glgB gene encoding 1,4-alpha-glucan branching protein GlgB: protein MTKLPAEAYAIIEGKHSDPFHYLGLHSEGGRSVVRAFIPEASNVEAIGEHGETAPLERIHDAGLFAGALPNGAKRYQLRARFGENVVDLDDPYRFPPVLSDFDLYLLGEGTHRRIYDKLGAHPMTLDGVDGVAFVVLAPNAKAVSVVGDFNFWNARRHPMRVRGVGYWELFVPHARAGDRYKFDITDSDGRHLPLKSDPVAFAAEVRPSTASIVVDESRIPHPRAAPSGINALGAPISIYEVHLGSWRRKNGNEWLSYRDLAEQLPAYAKDMGFTHIEFLPVSEHPFDGSWGYQPTGLYAPTSRFGMPEDFSALVDACHREGIGVWLDWVPGHFPDDPHGLGYFDGTALYEHANPLQGRHLDWGTLIYNYGRTEVVNFLVSNALFWLDRYGVDGLRVDAVASMLYLDYSRPAGEWIPNRHGGRENLEAIEFLRRFNIELFGHFPEATTAAEESTAWPQVSQPVEYGGLGFGFKWNMGWMHDTLKYVGKDPVYRKHHHGDILFGLHYAFSENFILPLSHDEVVHGKRSILGRMPGDEWQRFANLRAYYSFMFGHPGKKLLFMGCEFGQEREWNHDHSLDWHLLGQRRHSGIQNLIRDLNRLYRSVPALHEMDCNQAGFEWVITHDSGGNVFAWLRKGFDAKARCLVVVNFSPNVYQNYRVRVPFAGKWKEALNSDSAHYGGSNVGNVGEVHTLEGSIPELSLTIPPLAAIFLVPES, encoded by the coding sequence ATGACCAAGCTACCCGCTGAGGCCTATGCAATCATCGAAGGCAAGCATTCCGACCCCTTTCATTACCTCGGCTTGCACAGCGAAGGCGGTCGCAGCGTGGTGCGCGCTTTCATTCCCGAAGCCTCCAACGTGGAGGCGATCGGCGAGCATGGCGAGACGGCGCCATTGGAGCGAATTCACGATGCCGGACTGTTCGCAGGCGCGCTGCCGAACGGCGCCAAGCGCTACCAGCTCCGGGCCCGCTTCGGCGAAAACGTCGTCGATCTCGACGATCCCTATCGCTTCCCGCCCGTGCTCAGCGACTTCGATCTCTATCTCCTGGGCGAAGGCACCCACCGGCGGATCTACGACAAGCTCGGTGCCCATCCGATGACGCTCGACGGCGTCGACGGCGTCGCGTTTGTGGTGCTGGCGCCGAACGCGAAGGCCGTCAGCGTGGTCGGCGATTTCAATTTCTGGAACGCGCGGCGGCATCCGATGCGGGTGCGCGGCGTCGGCTATTGGGAATTGTTCGTGCCCCATGCCCGCGCCGGCGACCGCTACAAGTTCGACATCACCGACTCCGACGGGCGGCATCTGCCGCTCAAATCCGATCCGGTAGCCTTTGCGGCTGAAGTGCGCCCCTCAACGGCCTCGATCGTCGTCGACGAAAGCAGGATTCCGCATCCGCGCGCCGCGCCGTCAGGCATCAACGCGCTGGGCGCGCCGATCTCGATCTACGAGGTGCATCTCGGCTCCTGGCGGCGCAAGAACGGCAATGAATGGCTGAGTTATCGCGACCTCGCCGAACAGCTTCCGGCCTATGCGAAGGATATGGGCTTTACCCATATCGAGTTTCTGCCCGTCAGCGAACATCCGTTCGACGGCTCCTGGGGCTATCAGCCGACCGGCCTGTACGCCCCGACCAGCCGGTTCGGCATGCCGGAGGACTTTTCCGCCCTCGTCGATGCCTGCCATCGTGAGGGGATTGGTGTTTGGCTCGACTGGGTGCCCGGACATTTTCCCGACGATCCGCACGGGCTCGGCTATTTCGACGGTACCGCGCTCTACGAGCACGCCAATCCGCTGCAGGGCCGCCACCTCGACTGGGGCACGCTGATCTATAATTACGGCCGCACCGAAGTGGTCAACTTCCTGGTCTCCAACGCGCTGTTCTGGCTCGATCGCTATGGCGTCGACGGCCTGCGCGTCGACGCGGTCGCCTCGATGCTCTACCTCGACTACAGCCGGCCCGCCGGCGAGTGGATTCCGAACCGGCATGGCGGTCGGGAAAATCTCGAAGCCATCGAGTTCCTGCGACGCTTCAACATCGAACTGTTCGGGCATTTTCCGGAAGCCACCACGGCTGCGGAAGAATCCACCGCATGGCCGCAGGTTTCGCAACCGGTCGAATATGGCGGGCTCGGCTTCGGCTTCAAATGGAACATGGGCTGGATGCACGACACGCTGAAATATGTCGGCAAGGATCCGGTGTACCGCAAGCACCATCACGGCGACATCCTGTTCGGCCTGCACTACGCGTTTTCGGAGAATTTCATTCTGCCGCTGTCGCATGACGAAGTAGTGCACGGCAAGCGGTCGATCCTCGGCCGCATGCCCGGCGACGAATGGCAGCGTTTTGCGAATTTGCGCGCCTATTACAGCTTCATGTTCGGTCATCCCGGCAAGAAGCTGTTGTTCATGGGCTGCGAGTTCGGCCAGGAGCGCGAATGGAATCACGATCATTCGCTCGACTGGCACCTCCTGGGGCAGCGCCGCCATAGCGGCATTCAGAACCTGATCCGCGACCTCAACCGCCTCTATCGCAGCGTACCGGCGCTGCACGAGATGGACTGCAACCAGGCCGGATTTGAATGGGTCATCACCCATGATTCCGGCGGCAACGTCTTTGCCTGGCTGCGCAAGGGCTTCGATGCGAAGGCGCGCTGTCTCGTGGTCGTGAACTTCTCGCCGAATGTTTATCAGAATTATCGCGTCCGGGTGCCGTTTGCCGGCAAGTGGAAGGAAGCGCTCAATTCCGACTCCGCCCATTATGGCGGCAGCAATGTCGGCAATGTCGGCGAAGTCCATACCCTGGAAGGCAGCATCCCCGAGCTCTCACTGACCATTCCGCCGCTGGCCGCGATCTTTCTCGTACCGGAAAGCTGA
- the glgX gene encoding glycogen debranching protein GlgX, whose amino-acid sequence MRLSAGSPARLGASWDGRGTNFALFSANAEKVELCLFDGQGRRELERIELPERNEDVWHGYLNDVSPGQLYGYRVHGPYAPERGHRFNANKLLLDPYAKRIAGRLVWSDAHFGYRTGSAREDLSFDRRDNARGMPKAVVVDETFNWGRREIRPNVAWEDTIIYEAHVKGLTQKRDDVAPGWRGTYGGLCSPAMIDHLKKLGVTTIELLPIHGLIDDRVLVERKLANYWGYNTLAFFAPEPRYAQDNALDAFRTTVARLHDAGIEVMLDVVYNHTAEGNHLGPTLSLRGIDNASYYWLNKDNPRYYDDFTGCGSSVNLTHPRVLQMVMDSLRYWVEVCHVDGFRFDLATTLARMPNGFDRNSAFLTAVRQDPVLATVKLVAEPWDLGMGGYQVGAFPSQWSEWNDRYRSAMRRYWSGEGSLIGEVSRRMTASSDLFHHDNRATRASINHITVHDGFTLADLFSYNEKHNEANGEDNRDGSNDNHSNNCGHEGPTSDAAIVALRRQLRKNQLACLFLAQGTPLMLAGDEVGNSQNGNNNAYCQDNETGWVSWDNLGKPGDDLTGFVGYMTALRRRFPQLRSQRWLSGRRKDGSFGVLWLTPAAEEMQEADWNFPEGRFLAYVLGPLEQGQPPIFIVLNAAPEEIAFTLPRMPEYKNWQQLLNTTEAVEANSEFASGAKTSAPPRSVLAFAGAA is encoded by the coding sequence ATGCGATTGTCCGCGGGAAGCCCTGCCCGCCTCGGAGCAAGCTGGGACGGACGGGGCACAAACTTTGCGCTGTTTTCGGCCAATGCGGAAAAGGTCGAGCTTTGCCTGTTCGACGGCCAGGGACGGCGCGAACTCGAGCGGATCGAACTTCCCGAGCGCAACGAGGACGTCTGGCACGGCTACCTCAACGACGTCTCGCCCGGCCAGCTGTATGGCTATCGCGTCCACGGCCCCTACGCGCCCGAGCGTGGGCACCGCTTCAACGCCAACAAGTTGCTGCTCGATCCTTATGCCAAGCGGATCGCCGGGCGCCTGGTGTGGAGCGATGCGCATTTCGGCTATCGCACCGGCAGCGCGCGCGAGGATCTTTCCTTCGACCGCCGCGACAATGCGCGCGGCATGCCGAAGGCGGTCGTGGTCGACGAGACCTTCAACTGGGGCCGCCGCGAGATCCGGCCGAACGTCGCCTGGGAAGACACCATCATCTACGAAGCCCACGTCAAGGGCCTGACGCAGAAGCGCGACGACGTCGCGCCGGGTTGGCGCGGTACCTATGGCGGGTTGTGCTCGCCGGCGATGATCGACCATCTCAAGAAGCTCGGCGTCACCACCATCGAATTGCTGCCGATCCACGGGCTGATCGATGACCGCGTGCTGGTTGAGCGGAAGCTTGCCAACTACTGGGGTTACAACACATTGGCGTTCTTCGCGCCGGAACCGCGCTATGCGCAGGACAACGCGCTCGACGCGTTTCGCACTACGGTAGCGCGGCTGCACGACGCCGGCATCGAGGTGATGCTCGACGTGGTCTATAACCATACCGCCGAGGGCAATCATCTCGGACCAACGCTGAGTCTCCGCGGCATCGACAACGCGTCCTATTATTGGCTCAACAAGGACAATCCGCGCTACTACGACGACTTCACCGGCTGCGGCAGCTCGGTCAACCTCACCCATCCGCGCGTATTGCAGATGGTGATGGATTCGCTGCGCTACTGGGTCGAGGTCTGTCACGTCGACGGCTTCCGCTTCGACCTCGCCACCACGCTGGCGCGGATGCCGAACGGCTTCGACCGCAATTCCGCGTTTCTGACCGCGGTGCGGCAGGACCCGGTGCTGGCAACCGTAAAGCTCGTCGCCGAGCCATGGGATCTCGGCATGGGCGGTTATCAGGTCGGCGCGTTTCCATCGCAATGGTCGGAATGGAACGACCGTTATCGGAGCGCAATGCGGCGCTACTGGAGCGGCGAAGGCAGCCTGATCGGCGAAGTATCGCGCCGCATGACCGCTTCATCCGATCTGTTTCATCACGACAACCGAGCGACGCGCGCCAGCATCAATCACATCACCGTCCATGATGGGTTCACGCTGGCCGATCTGTTCAGCTACAACGAGAAGCACAACGAGGCCAACGGCGAGGACAATCGCGACGGCTCCAACGACAACCACAGCAACAATTGCGGCCATGAGGGCCCGACCAGCGACGCGGCGATCGTTGCGCTGCGCCGGCAGCTCCGCAAGAACCAGCTCGCCTGCCTGTTCCTTGCGCAAGGCACGCCCCTGATGCTGGCCGGCGACGAGGTCGGCAATTCGCAGAACGGCAATAACAACGCCTATTGCCAGGACAACGAGACCGGCTGGGTGAGCTGGGACAATCTCGGCAAGCCAGGCGATGATCTCACCGGTTTCGTCGGCTACATGACCGCGCTCCGCCGGCGCTTTCCCCAACTCCGCTCCCAGCGCTGGCTCTCCGGGCGGAGAAAGGACGGCTCCTTTGGCGTGCTGTGGTTGACGCCCGCAGCCGAGGAAATGCAGGAAGCCGACTGGAATTTTCCGGAAGGCCGGTTTCTCGCTTACGTGCTGGGGCCATTGGAACAAGGACAGCCGCCGATCTTTATCGTCCTGAACGCCGCCCCTGAAGAGATTGCTTTCACTTTGCCCAGGATGCCCGAGTACAAAAACTGGCAGCAGCTGCTGAACACGACTGAGGCCGTTGAGGCCAACAGCGAATTCGCATCCGGCGCCAAGACCAGCGCACCGCCGCGGTCGGTGCTTGCCTTTGCGGGCGCGGCATGA
- the treZ gene encoding malto-oligosyltrehalose trehalohydrolase gives MNDRQFGPCLANYGTRFRLWAPAAKRVDVMLEQPHAMKRGEDGWFTADIAGIKAGARYKFRIDDEIDVPDPASAFQPDDVFGPSEVIDHEAYPWQAAGWRGRPWQEAVIVEAHVGTFTRQGSYRAMIDRLDHLAETGITALELMPLADFAGARNWGYDGVLWYAPDSAYGRPEDLKALIDAAHLRGLMVMLDVVYNHFGPEGNYLGRYAPSFFTEAHTPWGSAIDYRVKEVRAFAIENALSWLRDYRFDGLRLDAVNSIVEPGGLSLLHDLSAAAGKLAAETGRHIHLVLENGDNRASILDAAQDPPQGKYRAQWNDDYHHAWRVMMTSEKQGYYIDYQRSPISDIARSLSSGFVYQGEPSAFRGVRRGEPSGHLAPTAFINFLQNHDQIGNRALGDRLESYADGQAIEAALVVLLLAPSIPMLFMGEEWGSKAPFPFFCDFGGDLADAVRKGRRAEYAWAYAEFGDEVPDALDPSTRDSAVLDWNERDVPAARKRLALVRDLLKVRRQEIVPRLAGAAFGEAHAANRLLTAHWRMGDGATLRLRANLSDQAISHAAGAPAGTLIWGSELGDSVPPWTVLWRIG, from the coding sequence ATGAATGACCGGCAATTCGGCCCCTGTCTCGCCAACTACGGCACGCGGTTTCGGCTGTGGGCGCCGGCGGCGAAACGCGTCGATGTCATGCTGGAGCAGCCTCACGCGATGAAGCGCGGCGAGGACGGCTGGTTCACCGCCGACATCGCAGGCATAAAGGCCGGCGCGCGCTACAAATTCCGCATCGATGATGAGATCGACGTGCCGGATCCGGCGTCGGCGTTTCAGCCCGATGATGTCTTTGGCCCGAGCGAGGTGATCGATCATGAAGCCTATCCGTGGCAGGCCGCGGGCTGGCGTGGGCGGCCGTGGCAGGAGGCCGTGATTGTAGAGGCCCATGTCGGAACTTTCACCAGGCAAGGCAGCTATCGCGCGATGATCGACAGACTCGATCATCTCGCAGAGACCGGCATTACCGCGCTGGAATTGATGCCGCTGGCGGATTTCGCGGGTGCGCGCAACTGGGGCTATGACGGCGTCCTGTGGTACGCGCCCGACAGCGCCTATGGCCGCCCCGAAGATCTCAAGGCGCTGATCGATGCAGCGCATCTGCGCGGACTGATGGTGATGCTCGACGTGGTCTATAATCATTTCGGCCCCGAAGGAAACTATCTCGGCCGCTACGCGCCCTCCTTCTTCACCGAAGCCCACACGCCCTGGGGCAGCGCGATCGACTATCGCGTGAAGGAAGTCCGCGCCTTTGCGATCGAGAATGCGCTCTCCTGGCTGCGCGACTATCGCTTCGACGGGCTGCGGCTCGATGCCGTCAACTCGATCGTCGAGCCGGGTGGGTTGTCGCTGCTGCACGATCTCAGCGCTGCCGCCGGAAAGCTCGCCGCGGAAACCGGCCGGCATATTCACCTCGTGCTGGAGAACGGCGACAATCGCGCCAGCATTCTGGACGCCGCGCAGGATCCGCCGCAGGGAAAATACCGCGCGCAGTGGAACGACGACTATCATCACGCCTGGCGCGTGATGATGACCAGCGAGAAGCAGGGCTATTATATCGACTACCAGCGCTCGCCGATTTCGGATATCGCGCGCTCGCTGTCGTCAGGCTTCGTCTACCAGGGCGAGCCATCGGCGTTTCGCGGCGTCAGGCGTGGCGAGCCAAGCGGCCATCTCGCGCCGACAGCCTTCATCAACTTTCTGCAGAACCACGACCAGATCGGCAATCGCGCGCTGGGCGACCGGCTCGAAAGCTACGCGGATGGGCAAGCTATCGAAGCGGCACTCGTAGTGCTGCTGCTGGCGCCATCCATTCCCATGCTGTTCATGGGCGAGGAATGGGGCTCGAAGGCGCCGTTCCCGTTCTTCTGCGATTTCGGTGGCGATCTCGCCGACGCGGTCCGCAAGGGCCGCCGCGCCGAATATGCCTGGGCCTATGCGGAATTCGGCGACGAGGTGCCGGATGCACTCGACCCATCGACGCGCGATTCCGCCGTGCTCGACTGGAACGAGCGCGACGTGCCGGCGGCACGGAAGCGGCTAGCGCTGGTGCGGGACCTGTTGAAGGTTCGCCGGCAGGAGATCGTCCCACGGCTTGCGGGCGCCGCCTTCGGCGAGGCGCACGCAGCCAATCGCCTGCTGACGGCCCATTGGCGGATGGGCGATGGCGCAACGCTCCGCCTGCGCGCCAACCTGTCGGACCAGGCCATCAGCCATGCGGCCGGAGCGCCCGCGGGAACCCTGATCTGGGGCAGCGAGTTGGGCGACAGCGTCCCGCCATGGACGGTGCTCTGGCGCATCGGATAG